A region from the Spiroplasma taiwanense CT-1 genome encodes:
- a CDS encoding ABC transporter ATP-binding protein, with amino-acid sequence MKEDKFKSEGAFLKTLFYYYKQEWKLTLFMLLICMIIVLSAIMLPLLTLQMTMAISYSLGDASAIDSSGLIKYWGLSWIQLIYIAVGIVLFYCIISFLFDYIAYIMGRKIEISLRNRCLENLVRQDISYYSNKKIGEILTKIVSDTQIVGDQAVQIPLQLGISFFEMIGSTLLMILLAWKLAFVTLGTFAFIMLTMLFCFVVTRKKVSKVRESITEINGNVTDRVATVRLIKSTGSENYETDRFKEVHKDYYKKSKKVGVSHSLMLTTMWGGIFALQFLTIIGAMLIYGNVANPENGLIFFKTTFTSYTLAQGMMIGPLFQVMNALFGLAQASVASQRVQNTIKSKSIMNPHFWDGEIVSSIKGNIEFREVEFAYPEKPEKIILPKFNFIFEESKSYAFVGETGSGKSTIAKLLLRFYDPTKGKVIINKNLNLKDAKLSSYLNHVGYVEQDPQILFGDVFENVKYGKFDATNEEVIEACQKAELHELVMTWPEQYNTILGERGFMLSGGQKQRLIIARMFLKNPQILILDEATSALDNIVEKEIQKKLDLLMKGRTTITIAHRLSTIKNVDEIIVLGANGKGIVQRGKFNELKNEPGHFQKLYNAGLLESN; translated from the coding sequence ATGAAAGAAGATAAATTTAAAAGTGAAGGTGCCTTTTTAAAGACACTTTTTTACTATTATAAACAAGAATGAAAATTAACATTATTTATGTTATTAATTTGTATGATTATTGTATTATCTGCAATAATGCTGCCATTATTAACACTACAAATGACAATGGCAATTAGTTACTCTTTGGGAGATGCAAGTGCTATTGATTCATCCGGGCTAATTAAATACTGAGGACTAAGTTGAATTCAGTTAATTTATATTGCTGTGGGTATTGTTTTATTTTATTGTATAATTTCATTTTTATTTGATTATATTGCATATATAATGGGTAGAAAAATTGAAATAAGTTTACGTAATAGATGTTTAGAAAATTTGGTAAGACAAGATATTTCATATTATTCTAATAAAAAAATAGGAGAAATATTAACTAAAATTGTTTCTGATACACAAATTGTAGGAGATCAAGCAGTTCAAATACCGCTGCAATTGGGTATTTCTTTCTTTGAAATGATTGGTTCTACTTTACTAATGATTTTACTAGCATGAAAACTTGCATTTGTAACATTAGGAACATTTGCTTTTATAATGTTGACAATGTTATTTTGTTTTGTAGTTACAAGAAAAAAAGTTTCAAAAGTTCGTGAAAGTATAACTGAAATAAATGGAAATGTTACAGATAGAGTTGCAACAGTTAGACTTATAAAATCAACAGGTAGTGAAAATTATGAGACTGATAGATTTAAAGAAGTTCATAAAGATTATTATAAAAAGTCAAAAAAAGTTGGAGTAAGTCACTCTCTAATGTTAACAACAATGTGAGGTGGTATCTTTGCATTACAATTTTTAACAATAATTGGAGCAATGTTAATTTATGGAAATGTAGCAAACCCAGAAAATGGATTGATTTTTTTTAAAACAACTTTTACTTCATATACTCTTGCACAAGGAATGATGATAGGGCCATTATTTCAAGTTATGAATGCTTTATTTGGGTTGGCTCAAGCATCTGTTGCTTCTCAAAGAGTCCAAAATACAATTAAAAGCAAGTCAATAATGAATCCACATTTCTGAGATGGAGAAATTGTAAGTTCAATCAAAGGTAATATAGAATTTAGAGAAGTGGAGTTTGCTTACCCAGAAAAACCAGAAAAAATTATTTTACCAAAATTTAATTTTATTTTTGAAGAATCAAAAAGTTATGCGTTTGTTGGAGAAACAGGAAGTGGTAAGTCAACAATTGCAAAATTATTACTTAGATTTTATGACCCAACTAAAGGGAAAGTAATTATAAATAAAAATTTAAATTTAAAAGATGCAAAATTATCAAGTTATTTAAATCATGTTGGGTATGTAGAACAAGACCCCCAAATATTATTTGGTGATGTTTTTGAAAATGTTAAATACGGAAAATTTGATGCTACAAATGAAGAAGTAATAGAAGCATGTCAAAAAGCAGAACTTCATGAATTAGTCATGACTTGACCTGAACAATATAATACAATTCTTGGAGAAAGAGGTTTTATGTTAAGTGGAGGTCAAAAACAGAGATTAATTATTGCAAGAATGTTTTTAAAAAATCCACAAATTTTAATTTTAGATGAAGCTACTAGTGCTTTAGATAATATTGTTGAAAAAGAAATTCAAAAAAAATTAGATTTACTGATGAAGGGAAGAACAACAATTACTATTGCACATAGATTAAGCACTATTAAGAATGTTGATGAAATAATAGTTTTAGGAGCAAATGGAAAAGGAATTGTTCAAAGGGGAAAATTTAATGAATTAAAAAATGAACCTGGACATTTTCAAAAACTTTATAATGCAGGGTTATTAGAATCAAACTAA
- a CDS encoding HAD-IC family P-type ATPase — translation MLFAGLLQIIVFSIAKEITAPDIAGVVIICLIVLTNSIIATIQEVKSINQISSLNENKQYAIVLRNSEKMEIDIEKLVPGDIVFFNSGGFVPADIRIIQNQVFKIDESALTGENEPVKKVSDPLFEKSLMLGDQKNIAFMSTLVIGGKLIGVVFGTGNNSEIGKIASKITKNNTIKTPLKKVIKLTAVIGLTSIFLGLILFLTSWFSMDKLAENLQGWNKLLLIAVSAAISVIPESLTIIVKICLMVATKKMAAKKVIIKNPKSIETLGNVNVICTDKTGTLTENKMLVDKIFLNFSELELKDFNPKISETLINCISLCSDAVVENEKIGSAIEIATLDFIKKFDINYISLRKNIKDLMKYLLIQKEKWWLLLMKLMVKKLFIQKVQWIIF, via the coding sequence ATGTTATTTGCAGGATTATTACAAATTATAGTTTTTTCAATAGCAAAGGAAATAACTGCACCAGATATTGCAGGAGTAGTTATTATATGTTTGATTGTTTTAACTAATTCAATTATTGCAACAATTCAAGAAGTAAAATCTATAAATCAGATTTCTTCATTAAATGAAAATAAACAATACGCAATTGTTTTAAGAAATTCTGAAAAAATGGAAATTGATATTGAGAAATTAGTTCCAGGTGATATAGTTTTTTTTAATTCTGGTGGATTTGTTCCAGCAGATATTAGAATTATTCAAAATCAAGTTTTTAAAATTGATGAGTCAGCACTAACAGGTGAAAATGAGCCAGTAAAAAAAGTTTCAGACCCTCTTTTTGAAAAAAGTTTAATGCTTGGGGATCAAAAAAACATTGCTTTTATGTCAACTTTAGTAATTGGAGGAAAATTGATTGGTGTTGTTTTTGGCACAGGAAATAATTCAGAAATTGGAAAAATTGCTTCAAAAATTACAAAAAATAACACAATTAAAACTCCTTTAAAAAAAGTAATAAAATTAACAGCAGTTATTGGATTAACTTCAATATTTCTTGGTTTAATTCTATTTTTAACTTCATGATTTTCAATGGATAAATTAGCAGAAAATCTACAAGGTTGAAATAAATTACTATTAATTGCAGTTTCAGCTGCAATTAGTGTAATTCCGGAGTCTTTAACTATTATTGTTAAAATTTGTTTAATGGTAGCCACTAAAAAAATGGCAGCAAAAAAGGTTATAATTAAAAATCCAAAATCAATTGAAACATTAGGTAATGTTAATGTTATTTGTACTGATAAAACTGGAACTCTAACAGAAAATAAGATGTTAGTAGATAAAATTTTTTTAAATTTTAGTGAATTAGAACTTAAGGATTTTAATCCAAAAATATCTGAAACATTAATAAATTGTATTTCTTTGTGTAGTGATGCTGTTGTTGAAAATGAGAAAATAGGTAGTGCCATAGAAATTGCCACGCTAGATTTTATAAAGAAGTTTGATATTAATTATATTTCATTAAGAAAAAATATAAAAGACTTGATGAAATACCTTTTGATTCAAAAAGAAAAATGATGACTACTGTTAATGAAGTTAATGGTGAAAAAATTGTTTATACAAAAGGTGCAGTGGATTATCTTTTAA
- the trxA gene encoding thioredoxin has protein sequence MAVKFIESTDDFNNEIKKEATVVDFYADWCGPCKMLAPIYEQLSNEVTNVNFVKVNTDEQQEIAKKYNIMSIPTLIFFKDGEVVRQNSGFMPKEVLKEFIK, from the coding sequence ATGGCAGTAAAATTTATAGAATCAACAGATGATTTTAATAATGAAATTAAAAAGGAAGCAACAGTAGTAGATTTTTATGCTGATTGATGTGGACCATGTAAAATGTTAGCACCAATTTACGAACAATTATCAAATGAAGTTACAAATGTAAATTTTGTAAAAGTTAACACAGATGAACAACAAGAAATTGCAAAGAAATATAATATTATGTCAATTCCAACTTTAATATTCTTTAAAGATGGTGAAGTTGTTCGTCAAAATAGTGGATTCATGCCAAAAGAAGTTCTAAAAGAATTTATAAAATAA
- a CDS encoding NCS2 family permease produces the protein MKEKKELKAEKSLYNKQASNSKIGKFFGFGNFNTTFKKEIIGGVSTFLSMIYILSVEPAILGQAQSIENSQELMNSGRVFVATAVASFLATFIMGISANVPIGLAPSMGLNAMFSFNIANQGDIGYEGALIATTISSIIFCIMSVTKLRAILIKSLPHSIHLAIGVGIGFFIAYVGLVNMGWVEKSVSNLPVANLSNFKLIYPAIIIGTVALFGAILLFYKKFFAPVIVMLLAGFLIAIILANTIDNEAIQHSFGTAKWVKGQWDYSEFKGFITNIENTYKQFANIEIWNKSTMYISIFIFIILNFFDATGTFNKYKYRN, from the coding sequence ATGAAAGAAAAAAAAGAATTAAAAGCAGAAAAGAGCTTATATAATAAACAAGCTTCAAATTCAAAAATTGGAAAGTTTTTTGGTTTTGGAAATTTTAATACTACTTTTAAAAAAGAAATTATTGGTGGTGTAAGTACTTTTTTATCTATGATTTATATTTTATCTGTGGAACCTGCAATTTTGGGTCAAGCACAAAGCATAGAAAATTCTCAAGAATTAATGAATAGCGGTAGAGTTTTTGTTGCAACAGCAGTTGCTTCGTTCTTAGCGACTTTTATTATGGGAATAAGTGCAAACGTTCCTATAGGTTTGGCGCCAAGTATGGGTTTAAATGCAATGTTTTCATTTAATATTGCAAATCAAGGTGATATTGGTTATGAAGGTGCTCTTATTGCAACAACAATATCATCAATAATTTTTTGTATAATGTCTGTCACAAAATTAAGAGCTATCTTAATTAAAAGTTTACCTCATTCAATTCACTTAGCAATTGGTGTTGGTATAGGTTTTTTTATTGCATATGTTGGATTGGTAAATATGGGTTGAGTTGAAAAATCAGTCTCAAATCTTCCTGTTGCAAATTTATCAAATTTTAAATTAATTTATCCGGCAATAATTATTGGAACTGTTGCATTATTTGGAGCAATTTTACTTTTCTATAAAAAATTTTTTGCACCAGTTATTGTAATGTTATTGGCTGGTTTTCTAATTGCCATTATTCTTGCAAATACTATAGATAATGAAGCAATTCAACATTCTTTTGGAACAGCTAAATGAGTAAAAGGACAATGGGATTATTCTGAATTTAAAGGTTTTATTACAAATATTGAAAACACTTATAAACAATTTGCAAATATAGAAATTTGAAATAAGTCAACAATGTATATTTCTATTTTTATTTTTATAATTTTGAACTTTTTTGATGCAACTGGAACATTTAACAAGTATAAATATAGAAATTAA
- a CDS encoding potassium channel family protein: MARKKSFAIFGANYFGLSVAQTLDEKKQLIKIFDYDEEKINLHINEFESVEGIILDATNKNALEKNGITQFDGVIVCFGGNMESSILTVLNLIDLGVENIIVKARDERHKRILLALGLEEDQVIIPDVTTGKMVATKALFDIESEVQTADGEYVFTSIQVEEEEIFDKSIFDAGLNSNKDFIIIQVKRNGKIILPDEYTILKKGDILVVFAKNNIVNDLILKVRGEQEIEY; the protein is encoded by the coding sequence ATGGCTAGAAAAAAAAGTTTTGCAATATTTGGAGCAAATTATTTTGGGTTATCTGTTGCACAAACTTTAGATGAAAAAAAACAACTAATCAAAATTTTTGATTATGATGAAGAAAAAATAAATTTACATATTAATGAATTTGAATCTGTGGAAGGAATAATTCTAGATGCTACAAATAAAAATGCATTAGAAAAAAATGGAATTACACAATTTGATGGTGTTATTGTATGTTTTGGTGGAAATATGGAATCGAGTATACTAACTGTTTTAAATTTAATAGACTTAGGCGTAGAAAATATAATTGTTAAAGCAAGAGATGAAAGACACAAAAGAATATTACTAGCTCTTGGTTTAGAAGAAGATCAAGTAATTATTCCTGATGTTACCACAGGAAAAATGGTTGCAACAAAGGCACTTTTTGATATTGAAAGTGAAGTCCAAACAGCAGATGGAGAATATGTTTTTACAAGCATTCAAGTTGAAGAAGAAGAAATATTTGATAAATCAATTTTTGATGCTGGTTTAAATTCAAATAAAGATTTTATTATAATTCAAGTAAAAAGAAATGGAAAAATAATATTGCCCGATGAATATACCATTTTAAAAAAAGGCGATATTTTAGTAGTATTTGCTAAAAATAATATTGTAAATGACTTAATATTAAAAGTAAGAGGAGAACAAGAAATTGAATATTAA
- a CDS encoding Cof-type HAD-IIB family hydrolase — MKLKKNVLIFCDLDGTALASDHTFSQITKEVVKKVYGKNYYFIPVTARSTKDAIDFQSIHLELDKLGGIASGNNGSHIYDFKNKTWIERAYVSEENIKKIFNLTYGQIGKYKVHFFSDQTCFVYGEGENSKYWSEIMQMDYKIIEKLSDINEKINHLVVILEKNPSEQIQNNFLEKFKIISNELDIIKYTDRVYELAVKGINKGSVIRKVQQYLNLDNSNTSVFCFGDSFNDIEMFKEAEFPVAMENAIDELKQIAKFITLSNDNDGVAKFIEKNILKEEKE, encoded by the coding sequence ATGAAATTAAAAAAAAATGTTTTAATTTTTTGTGACCTTGATGGAACAGCTTTAGCAAGCGATCATACATTTAGTCAAATAACAAAAGAAGTAGTTAAGAAAGTTTATGGTAAAAATTATTATTTTATTCCAGTAACAGCGAGGTCAACAAAAGATGCAATTGATTTTCAATCAATACATCTTGAATTAGATAAACTTGGTGGTATTGCATCTGGGAATAATGGAAGTCACATTTATGATTTTAAAAATAAAACTTGAATTGAAAGAGCATATGTTTCAGAAGAAAACATTAAAAAAATTTTTAATTTAACTTATGGTCAAATTGGAAAATATAAAGTTCATTTTTTTTCTGATCAAACTTGTTTTGTTTATGGTGAAGGTGAAAATTCAAAATATTGAAGTGAAATTATGCAGATGGATTACAAAATAATTGAAAAATTAAGTGATATAAATGAAAAGATTAATCATTTAGTGGTGATTTTAGAAAAAAACCCCTCTGAACAAATTCAAAATAACTTTTTAGAGAAATTTAAAATTATATCTAATGAACTTGATATAATTAAATATACAGATAGAGTTTATGAACTTGCGGTTAAAGGAATAAATAAAGGTTCTGTAATTAGAAAAGTTCAACAATATCTGAATTTAGATAACTCAAATACATCTGTATTTTGTTTTGGAGATAGTTTTAATGATATTGAAATGTTTAAAGAAGCAGAATTTCCAGTTGCAATGGAAAATGCTATTGATGAGTTAAAACAAATTGCAAAATTTATAACACTTTCAAATGATAATGATGGTGTTGCAAAATTTATTGAAAAAAATATTTTAAAAGAGGAGAAAGAATAA
- a CDS encoding Cof-type HAD-IIB family hydrolase: MNSIKLIVLDIDGTLVGKNKQVPKININAINEARNNGIKICIATGRNLSRAEKIAKSIELDKNQEYLICLNGGAIYKYDENKNPILIEEHLFNQEDFEFIYENAKKNNVNCFSYAQNPEFAFVLKKDLFTFVLKKVSGRKLMKFEKNINEKSYKIIAFGNEKKISLLKKALSIKKYEMFSWSYISHSSNIEINPEGVDKLYSLQKIANFYNIDKKEIIYFGDGDNDKKALEWVGYGVAMANADKHIKEISNDTTNLVNKKAGVGQYIKEKILKHF, from the coding sequence ATGAATTCAATTAAATTAATTGTTTTAGATATAGATGGAACTTTAGTTGGAAAAAATAAACAGGTACCAAAAATTAATATTAATGCTATAAATGAAGCAAGAAATAACGGTATTAAAATATGTATTGCTACAGGAAGAAATTTATCTAGAGCAGAAAAAATTGCTAAATCAATTGAATTAGATAAAAATCAAGAATATTTAATTTGCTTGAATGGTGGAGCAATATATAAGTATGATGAAAATAAAAATCCAATTTTAATTGAAGAGCATCTATTTAATCAAGAAGATTTTGAATTTATTTATGAAAATGCAAAAAAAAATAATGTCAACTGTTTTAGTTATGCGCAAAATCCAGAATTTGCTTTTGTTTTAAAAAAAGATTTATTTACTTTTGTTTTAAAAAAAGTTTCAGGAAGAAAATTAATGAAATTTGAAAAAAATATAAATGAAAAATCTTATAAGATAATTGCATTTGGAAATGAAAAGAAAATATCTTTACTTAAGAAAGCTCTAAGTATAAAAAAATATGAAATGTTTTCTTGAAGCTATATATCACATTCTTCAAATATTGAAATAAATCCAGAAGGTGTTGATAAACTTTATTCATTACAAAAAATTGCAAATTTTTATAATATTGACAAAAAGGAAATTATTTATTTTGGTGATGGAGATAATGATAAGAAAGCATTAGAATGAGTTGGTTATGGCGTAGCAATGGCAAATGCAGATAAACATATTAAAGAAATTTCAAATGATACAACTAATCTTGTAAATAAAAAAGCAGGTGTGGGACAATATATTAAAGAAAAAATACTAAAACACTTTTAA
- a CDS encoding solute carrier family 23 protein → MQLEHLTSINIEINRASGTNNEIPHKALVIDAGATVVGSVLGVSHMACYTESCVGIMQGARTGFSSIITSLGFLLSLALFPIFKMMPDCLSGAATVFIGTVMMKSITEIEWNKIEIGLGSSFAILFMIVTYSIANGIAIGIIAYSIGSIAVKKTKEVHLLVWVLNVIFILYFIAYAFM, encoded by the coding sequence ATGCAACTGGAACATTTAACAAGTATAAATATAGAAATTAATAGAGCATCTGGAACTAATAATGAGATTCCACACAAAGCTTTAGTAATTGATGCTGGTGCAACAGTTGTTGGTTCTGTATTGGGTGTTTCACATATGGCTTGTTATACAGAAAGTTGTGTTGGAATTATGCAAGGAGCAAGAACGGGATTTTCAAGTATAATTACTTCTCTTGGTTTTTTACTAAGTTTGGCACTTTTTCCAATTTTTAAAATGATGCCAGATTGTTTAAGCGGTGCTGCAACTGTATTTATAGGAACTGTTATGATGAAATCAATTACAGAAATAGAGTGAAATAAAATAGAAATTGGTTTAGGCTCATCCTTTGCAATTTTATTTATGATTGTCACATACTCAATTGCTAATGGTATTGCAATTGGAATAATTGCATATTCAATTGGAAGCATTGCAGTTAAAAAAACAAAAGAAGTTCACTTATTAGTATGGGTATTAAATGTGATATTTATACTATATTTTATTGCGTATGCATTTATGTAA
- a CDS encoding uracil-xanthine permease family protein: MENENNIKLILQPHERPKNYGQWMILSLQHVFAMFGATVLVPMIINQTANEEVINISMVLFCSGIGTLIYIALTSAKVPIYLGSSFAYMSVMGIGYSQWHNSIFIAVFIIGVVYIFMGFLIHWTGIKWIKKTFSPVVIGPIVITIGLSSVKSALQNVGFIWNQESLSQNLYYPQWLAILIGMGTFLIAAIFMLKAKSFLKVIPILAALAFGYFICIILHFSLKAVGYNIMDTSLITDTSSWQWYPSFKAIWNVEPSTIGPAIIAIVPISLVTMTEHLGDHINIGTLTNKDFIKEPGISRTLIADGVAMSFAGLIGGPANATYSENTSVVGITKVASVWVTGLAAIFAIIMSFIAPINQLIVMIPKPVMGGISLMLFGMISSNGIKIMLDNKVDFKNARNIIIVSVVLAVGVGMAITGSDIQIGNSFKITGMFLATMLGILLNLLLPEHNNLGIFQKLKIKKENK, encoded by the coding sequence ATGGAAAATGAAAATAATATAAAATTAATTTTACAACCCCATGAAAGACCAAAAAATTATGGGCAGTGAATGATTTTATCACTTCAACATGTTTTTGCAATGTTTGGAGCAACAGTTTTAGTACCTATGATAATAAATCAAACTGCAAATGAAGAAGTTATAAATATTTCAATGGTACTTTTTTGTTCTGGGATAGGAACTTTAATCTATATTGCATTAACTTCTGCAAAAGTGCCAATTTATTTAGGAAGTAGTTTTGCATATATGAGTGTAATGGGGATTGGTTATAGTCAATGACATAATTCAATTTTTATAGCTGTTTTTATTATTGGAGTAGTTTATATATTTATGGGATTTCTAATTCACTGAACTGGAATAAAATGAATTAAAAAAACATTTTCTCCAGTTGTAATTGGTCCAATTGTAATTACTATAGGCTTAAGTTCTGTTAAAAGTGCATTACAGAATGTTGGATTTATTTGAAATCAAGAATCATTATCTCAAAATTTATACTACCCACAATGGCTTGCAATTTTAATTGGTATGGGAACTTTTTTAATAGCAGCAATATTTATGTTAAAAGCAAAATCATTTTTAAAAGTCATACCAATTCTTGCAGCTTTAGCTTTTGGGTATTTTATTTGTATAATATTGCACTTTTCATTAAAAGCAGTTGGGTACAATATAATGGATACATCTCTTATAACTGATACTAGTTCATGACAATGATATCCAAGTTTTAAAGCTATTTGAAATGTTGAACCCTCAACAATTGGGCCAGCAATTATTGCAATTGTACCAATTTCATTAGTAACAATGACAGAACATTTAGGTGATCATATAAATATAGGAACTTTAACAAATAAAGATTTTATTAAAGAACCAGGGATAAGCAGAACATTAATTGCAGATGGTGTTGCAATGAGTTTTGCAGGTTTAATTGGAGGACCTGCAAATGCAACATATTCTGAAAATACAAGTGTTGTTGGAATTACAAAAGTGGCAAGTGTTTGAGTAACTGGGCTTGCAGCAATATTTGCAATAATAATGAGTTTCATTGCACCAATAAATCAATTAATAGTAATGATTCCAAAACCTGTAATGGGAGGTATAAGTCTAATGCTATTTGGAATGATAAGTTCTAATGGTATTAAAATTATGCTTGATAATAAAGTTGATTTTAAAAATGCAAGAAATATAATTATAGTTTCTGTTGTACTTGCGGTTGGGGTAGGAATGGCAATTACAGGAAGTGATATTCAAATAGGAAATAGTTTTAAAATAACAGGAATGTTTTTAGCCACAATGTTAGGAATTTTATTAAATTTACTATTACCTGAACATAATAATTTAGGTATTTTTCAAAAATTAAAAATAAAGAAAGAAAATAAATAA
- a CDS encoding TrkH family potassium uptake protein, giving the protein MDNSSKKPNKLIKEKQTKKKERKSLDKENNFFSKLKNWWPFSRISGRIISIYLISILIGGFLLSIPGVVLTEQNYWQFITGMFTASSAISDTGITILQTNTNYSFIGELLIIIMCQIGGIGILTVKIVLMVMLGRKISLDDQSVAQTERGNSALSNTVEMIRDAFIFLLWLEIIGVFFLFFGFYFTPMDLGTVYNEKFQPLENLINENSVTNPYHDFSKSLWAAIFHSISATNNAGFDIVSGNSLLPYNQGNSHAYLLQVTFLFQWVIGGLGYPTYHDIKRKIKAKREGKTVRFSLFTKLNFIMYSILFILGPLLVFMTEHFTVEESKILLDGKYIKDTEGNINWVTTGEWKKTHIWIMDLLFNVSSTRNAGFATVDVNEFTAGSKFVMSVWMFIGAAPSSTAGGIRTTTFAICILAIYSIMRNKKSVEAFKKKIPDDTVKRAFAVVFLSFFIVVTSIFVVYLDSNKMLYATDTTKHTESTIIKLIMYVCSAFGTVGFQPFSNEQIIQLGVISKLMLVITMFVGQLGISNTLLAFVKPRNKQNFGYLEEEVVIG; this is encoded by the coding sequence ATGGATAATAGTTCAAAAAAACCTAATAAATTAATTAAAGAAAAACAAACGAAAAAAAAGGAAAGAAAATCTCTTGATAAGGAGAATAACTTTTTTTCAAAACTTAAAAATTGATGGCCATTTTCAAGAATTAGTGGAAGAATAATTTCTATTTACTTAATTTCTATTTTAATTGGTGGTTTTTTGCTTTCAATTCCTGGAGTTGTTTTAACTGAACAAAATTATTGACAATTTATTACAGGTATGTTTACTGCTTCAAGCGCAATATCAGATACAGGTATAACAATATTGCAAACTAATACAAATTATTCTTTTATTGGTGAACTTTTAATTATAATAATGTGTCAAATTGGTGGAATAGGTATTTTAACGGTTAAAATTGTTTTAATGGTAATGCTAGGCAGAAAAATATCCTTGGATGACCAAAGTGTTGCTCAAACAGAAAGAGGAAATAGTGCACTTTCAAATACAGTGGAAATGATACGTGATGCGTTTATCTTTTTACTTTGATTGGAAATAATAGGAGTTTTTTTTCTATTTTTTGGTTTTTATTTTACGCCAATGGATTTAGGGACAGTTTATAATGAAAAATTTCAACCTTTAGAAAATTTAATTAATGAAAATAGTGTAACAAATCCATATCATGATTTTTCAAAATCTCTTTGAGCTGCAATTTTTCACTCTATTAGTGCTACAAATAATGCAGGGTTTGATATTGTAAGTGGAAATTCACTTTTACCATACAATCAAGGAAATTCACATGCTTATTTATTACAAGTTACTTTTTTATTTCAATGAGTAATTGGTGGTTTAGGTTATCCAACTTATCATGACATAAAAAGGAAAATTAAAGCAAAAAGAGAAGGTAAAACAGTTAGATTTTCATTGTTTACAAAATTAAATTTTATAATGTATTCTATATTATTTATTTTGGGACCATTGCTAGTATTTATGACAGAGCACTTTACAGTAGAAGAAAGCAAAATTTTACTAGATGGAAAATATATTAAAGATACAGAGGGTAATATAAACTGAGTGACAACAGGAGAATGAAAGAAAACTCACATATGAATAATGGATTTACTTTTTAATGTTTCTTCAACTAGAAATGCAGGTTTTGCAACTGTTGATGTTAATGAATTTACAGCAGGAAGTAAATTTGTAATGTCAGTTTGAATGTTTATAGGTGCAGCACCTTCATCAACTGCGGGGGGAATTAGAACAACAACATTTGCAATTTGTATTCTTGCAATTTATTCAATTATGAGAAATAAAAAATCAGTAGAAGCATTTAAGAAGAAAATTCCTGATGATACAGTAAAAAGAGCTTTTGCAGTGGTGTTCCTTTCATTTTTTATTGTTGTTACAAGTATTTTTGTAGTTTATTTAGATAGTAATAAAATGTTATATGCAACAGATACGACAAAACATACAGAATCAACAATTATTAAATTAATTATGTATGTTTGCAGTGCTTTTGGAACTGTAGGTTTTCAACCATTTTCAAATGAACAAATAATTCAATTAGGAGTTATAAGTAAATTAATGCTTGTTATTACAATGTTTGTTGGTCAACTTGGTATTTCAAATACGCTTCTTGCCTTTGTGAAACCAAGAAATAAACAAAATTTTGGATATTTAGAAGAGGAAGTAGTTATTGGATAA